The following DNA comes from Mya arenaria isolate MELC-2E11 chromosome 11, ASM2691426v1.
AGAAATCCTTCTGaagtacactgcacttcctcccTTGCTTTTGACCACGgtataaagtttaattaaatttcatcaaGTAGTTGATAATGCTGTCGAtatagttatggttcttgtacactgcatttccCCTTTTTGTTCTTAACCATTGTATGAaatcttattatatttaaactagTAGTTTAAAgtgacaagaaaaagtaaaaaaagggcaataactctgtaataagcttaACAGTTATgcttcttgtacactgcacttacTTTATGTTCTACCATTGAATGAAGTTATCATAATAagaattatctaatattagcTCAAATCTAAACACATGTGAACAGACCTTCTTTGAATTCGTCCATCATGATCTGTCTTGTGGAGTTGGTGACATTGAATGTTGAGTTCTGACATGGGTAGGCCGGGGTGATGATGGGCATCAGATGGAACCGGTCAGATGGGTTGATCTACAACAGCAAGAACTATAtgtaaactagaaatgtgtccataggacacggatgcccccacttcggtcttttgtcacagaaaataagccataatgatttttgaagtatttttggcaaaaaagggccgtaactcctaaatgactaaagcgatttccatgactatcgaacttgatcaagatattatggtcacaaacatgtgtttaaagtttggtgaggattggacaaacagttttcaagaattagtcggaaacaatcttcgggacgtatttttcaagtctttttttgcaaataaagggccgtaactcctaaatgacaaaagcgatttccatggctatcgaacttgatcaagatattatggtcacaatcatgtatgtaaagtttggtgaggattggacacatacttttcaagaattagattggaaacatatatttttgaagtatttttggcaaaaaagggccgtaactcctaaatgactaaagcgatttccatgactatcgaacttgatcaagatattatggtcacaaacatgtgtttaaagtttggtgaggattggacaaacggttttcaagaattagatcggaaacaatcttcgggacgtacgtacgtacgtacgtacgtacgtacggacagacagacagacgtacgtacggacaagggcaaccctatatgccgccactttgtgggggcataatgatgtacataaaatgttttactgcaTATGGAGTTCTGGCATAAGAAGGCCGGGTTAATGACCTGCATCATAGGTTGACCATTGGTTGCATAGTTTAAACTGATACATATTAATCACAATGTTAAGTGAAGCATAACTTAGTCTTGTGTTGTAAGGGAAACTAGATAACTAGAAGCCAACCCTTTTGTCCTGCTTGGTGACCATCAACCAAAATGTATGCTGACAGGCCGGGAATTGAAACAGGGAAGTCTGGCTAGTTGCAAGTACACTTACCACTTTAATAACAGGGCAagctatttgtttttttaatgccataaaattttAGTAATATACTTGAAATTTTAGTTTCAccaaacaaacactttataGTTCATAAACCACTATTACAAAGGGTAAAATACCAAGAACAACAATTTATTGAACCTACCCGTGGGTCCCATACAGCAAAGTTCAGCTTATTTTCCTGTGAAAGCTCTGTTAATAACACCGGTTGCGGCCATTCCCTGAAGCAGAAACATAATACGgatttaaatgtacattcaGTATAATAACAGCATTGTTTGATGACTCCAGTCCAAGcatcattttgattgaattttacTCAAAAGGTACTTTATCGATTAATGGAAAttgcaaaatttaatttatcattggtATCTGCTGCCTACAAAACCTAGActtcatttcttcaaaaataagtaaaaaagtcATTTCAATGAGCTCCCCAATATTAACATACTAATAGAATTAGAGTATAAATTACAACCACCTCTAGGCACTTTTAGTGATAAGGTTAAAACACTCAGAACACCTGATCTACCAATCAAATATAACTCTCCCACTCTTTAGTTGCCTTACCATTTTGAGTAGACCATGAAGAACTTCTGAAGCAGTGTGGAGGGATCAGCATTAGGATACAACTGACATACCCGGGCCACTAGCATTGCCCACGATACACCACCAAGGAAACCAAGAGAGTTGGAATATATACACTTCTCTGAAAAGTAACCAATACATTTAAAAGGTAactatttaacttttaaaatttggttttacaatgttatactatatataaaacacccataatgttttaaagatacatgtaaaccacattttttttttataataatcatcTTTCACATGAGCCatgttatttcaataaacatcGTAAAGAATCAAGTTATTGCTTCATTCCACTTTGTAACGATTATACCTCCCGTGTTTAAAACTCAAAACAGTTTAATTTCTCAAACGATctcaagtcccttataacaCGCTCAAGCTAGACACAAATTTTTGATTTGGTATAAATTGAGTAGTATTATCCCAATTACAGCCACATTAAACTGTTTTTGTACAGAAAAATCAAGTTTAAGTATGGAATTAAACTCTAAAATGAATTAAGCTACTTAAGCATGTTACGCTTTGGAAATTGTGCCAAGGACATGGGCAAGCAATAATGTCTACTTACTTTTAGCCCATAATTTGATAGCTCTGAGTGTCATCCTGAAGTTTTCTACATTTGGGACCAGGTGTAAAATTGCATCCGTTACTCTACAACCTGGTGGAAAAAAGACAATGAATTCATTTGCAAAAGATAATAATTTTTGggaatgaaaatatgtttgtgcGAGTTTTGCTCTAATAGCACACAAAAGTAAGGAAATATGAAACCAAACATGTCTTTATATCCTCACTCTAAGGTAGTGTTGGGAATGGGTTCCACtttgactatcgataatcggttcctCTCAAGACTaattatgaccaaatacaatTGATTGTCGCCAATTTCAGGCCCATCCAATCAATCtatcataatcgatcatcggaacatcactaattCCAAGGTTAAAAGTTTATTGTACAGAGGCCTCCTCTCCTTACACAGAAGGTCACCCCTGATTAAAACAAGTTGATTTTGCTTCTACAAATAAATCTTCATGATGTAATATGCTGTCATTCAAGTGTAAATGTATGAGTACTTAAatgaacatacatgtagctACATGCTAAAAGTCAAAACCTGTGACCTTACCATTGAGACTGCGCACACACTTCAGGTCGAGGTTTTTCAACAATGATTCGTTTTTGAGATCAATATCCTCCGGTATTGTTGGTAAAGCCAGTCGTGCAAACGTCATATCCAGCTACAGGagtataaattacatttaacaCTTACATAACATAATccttgttttttaaaacaatgcgtGTGAAAATGCATCTTGGCATTATACTGAACAACTAAAATCTTTTATCATGTAAACGAGACTTTATTTTGTAGCAATTGCCAACATTCAATTTCTGCACACCTTTTTCTGTGACATAGAAACCTGATTTTTTTATCCTAACATGAATaagtaatattgtttttttcttcattaaacCATTAAAGGGACAGTAGCCAAGCACAGTCAACCTgccaattttaattgtttattaaagcAAAACTTACTAATAACATTCTTAAGAGTGGGCGATCCATCTGGCGATCCCATTGGCACAGATATGAGCGTAAACACTGAATATGGTAAACTGAATGCCTGCGATAGTGTTTATCACTTATTACGccaatatgtaaataaatgtagcTCTTAACAAAGGATGCTAGGCATTAAAAAtctcaaatttaaacaaacttgaaataaaGACACTTGGTTTACCTCGATGCCATCGAAGGACATTTTTATGACTGGTACAAACGCCTCCTCAACAGCCTGAAACAATCAGAGAATGTCATTATACAGGTTGGACTAGCATCAATGTTCCACTATGCAGAAATTTCTGGAACCATATTCACCTTCTGGACCATATTCTATTTATGTCCTGAGTTTATACTCAATACAGgaaaacttcattttattttttagttgcTACTAGAAAAAAAGATCGTTATAGAATTGGCTGTGTCACAAATTGCAAGTTTTATTAtagtttgtttgaaataattactTATGTTATTTGTCGCATATTTAAAAGGTGTTGCTGGGTGAGTTCTGTCTGTGAATGTGGCCCTGGTCTTATGTAAATGTTTCTCTAATGTGACAACATAAAGTCCTACCCTTAGCTCTTTGACCTCCGACTGTTCCTTGAGAAGCTCTATGAATGAGGtgaagaaatcggtcctttctACGTGTCGTGGGGCCACACACAGGGTATCAATATCAGCACCTTAAAGGGATATGATCGCTATATTCACCATGTACACAGTTTACAAGATGCATGTGTACTTGGATTATTGTCAATTTTCGCAACACATGACCAAACATTGCTTCATCAAAATTTTATATATCATGCAGTGTTTTGCTATAGAATGATCTAAATTTGGTGTTAATTGACAGTTTTGGTTCTTTTTGCTatctcaatttaaaaaaagttaaaatgtaaatctatgctttaaaataaaaagtaaccaaataaatatgttgtcaATTTTTCCGAATCACATCTTTTTACAAGGTTACCTTTAGTGTGAACACCCAGCCTGTAGAAGTGCACACCTACCTTAAGTGTGAACACCCAGTCTGTAGGATCCAAAAGTGCAAACCTACCTTTAGTGTAAACACCAGCCTTTAGGATCCAAAAGTGCACACCTACCTGAACTTAAGTGTGAACACCCAGCCTATAAAAGTGCACACCCACCTTTAGTGTGAACACCCAGCCTATAACAGTGCACACCTACCTTTAGTGTGAACACCCAGTCTGTAGGATCCAAAAGTGTGCACCTATCTTTAGTGTGAACACCTAGCCTATGGGATACAAAAGTGCAAACCTACCTTTAGTGTGAACACCCAGCCTGTAGGATCCGAACGTGCACACCATTCCTCCAAATGAGTCGATTTTGTTCTCTGGAATGTTGTTctgaaacaatttaaattaagGGTCGAGGTAATTAAATTAGGATTTGTTTACACATTTTTCACTAAACCTTAGTTGATGTTTTTCAGATTTCAAATCTGTTCTATTGCCATTAAAAGTTGTTCAATTATGTTCCATATGATATTAAACACAACTTCATTCAGTTTTGGCATAAGAgagaacaatatattttatgcaaGAGTGATTTTgactttcaattttaatatctGGACATGTCTGATGGATCAATCAAATGTGaacttcaaatattaaaaaaatagccATGTATTGTCTTACCTTCCTTCGACTAACATCTTTGATCCATTCCCTGACCAGCAGATTCACTTTGTTAAGAACATCCATCCTGAAAAAAAGTTACACCTTGTATATGAGCTTTTTTAAACTCTACTGATGAAAACTGTGGATATGGcacaagaaaacattatttggaatacattaaataaaatgaaacatttaggtTCAAATTCTGATTCTGTGAAGAAATCtatcatacatacatgtttgttatgtttgactTTGACACATAAATGTAACAGCATTTTTACACAGACAATTATTAGTACAATCATGTACATATGTGTTGATCTCAGACATTATCCAGTTATAAATTTCATACGGCATAATCCTGATAAAATTGTTGACACAATATGGAAGTTGTCCCTGGATGTTGACAGCTATAACCAACAgagacaaaaacataattatgggTTCTCTCTTAGTCTAGACTCTTTGAATGAAGTTACCTGTGTGCCAATTCCTCTTCACTTTCAAATACACCAAAAGGTCGCATGTATTCCTCCAACTTCTTTGACAGATGAATGTCAATAGGCTTTGGTCCTTCCATGCTGATAGGGGCCGTAATGCCCTGTAACTTTTGTCCTGCATCTAGAGGCATgttctgaaagcaaatattttaaacatgttttttttttatatgtaaacattttttttaaagtcaaaggagttaaatattataatgcattaaatttaaacaaatgggTTTTTTGCATAAACCTTCATATAGATATTGTGCACCTAATATGATTGTTTCGTGGTTGATAAGAATCATGACAAATGCCCCAAAAAGGCCTCGTTGGACAGATAGCAATTAATATTTTGGCCTATATGGACATATagcatataacaaacatattttcacggCGCCAAAGTGGTCTAAGTGCTTACTTGCAAAATGACAAAAGATGTCAtatgattataatgatattaaatataattaacatacattttaatacatttatccATGACAAAATGTTCTaaattttttgtgtttttctgtcCAAAGACCCAGTATAAAAATCAACATTGTACCATAGACAGTCATTCAGTTTGACATCATTAATTTTATAACTCTCAAGTCAATACAGCTAAATCATAGATTGATCTATATACGTGTTTGAATAATGGGTGATcattaccgtattatatcatgcataggacgcacttttttacctcCAATTCTTGTCTTAAAAAgggcctgcgtcctttctatgctattagaattgcatctgtttttttccaaatccatttcaggtcgaaaatatcggaccggggaagaacgcggtaaaagtaagtatctgtactgcgtcaacgaagagaacaactgacataggtaaaatcacgcaagttaacacacgcagaaatgtttactttaaaatgatttattgagaaataaattgaaaacaaacatgagtgtttacttttttacaaaagggacgctactcacaaaaactcgatgtgagtcagcactttaactggtttgagttataacggcaacggaaaatcgggaaaggaggtaaatatcaattaatcgttgttcatgattttaatgtttcgatattttacaaaacattttgttgtatcttactgtttttaaaaaataataaaagaatgtgcataacgcaaagtagcattattgtcactatcaaatctttttcaaatgtgcgaaggtgtgaaaaacacccgctgtctgtcattagaaaaacatccaTAGAACGAACTATTGAGATGTTAATAtcgtatggttgtttgttcgcactttacccgtcgtgccttccgctggcaaggataATTAAagacacgcattaattatgctttaatccgcgcagtgacaagccttatcaaaacaatcatcagttttgacaatacacagttttgcaacggttgcaacggttgactgtcattcagaacgCATGTCggaactattgcaacggttgcaacggttgactgtcattcaaaAGGCATGTggaactattgcaacggttgactgtcaatCAGAAGGCGTTTCAGgactattacagcatttgtataagtcttataatatgcgtgaatgttctcaaaatgtcaagacttatatcattgttgtgtacactaaattaccgaaatacgacgataattatcgaaatacacaagacagttatcgaaatatgccttatatacattttttttttttacttcaatatatgttataaatactttaccaacctcaatttttcggctccgattttgacattttttcgctgcgtcctatcttatatattaagggtttttacccgttttttcaactatttttttgcctgcgtcctatctatgctagcgtcctatacatgatataatacggtatgttgttttaaacatcgcctgattttatatatttggtgTGGTCTGGTAAATTTATCTGAAGATAATTTATCTGAAGATGAGAACTTCGctgtttaaaaacttcttttttcaattttcatataaaacaatattataatttgaaagcCCTAAACTATACTGTAGATATAagttagtttaaaagaaaatgattttagcgaCATTTTCGACCTATTTCAAAggcaatgtttcaaatatattccaaaatactttcaaatgctatttattgatctaacatttccatcagaatataaatgctattatttgaatccaaattcataatcattttcataatacaacaactaataagttatttttaccTGCGTTAAATCGTCTTTCGGTTGGCGAAGGAAGACAACTAGTTCACTGacatattgtctttattcaattgaccaataagtaaatattttcattaacctattcatttttatgagtgttttagttatatgaatattatgag
Coding sequences within:
- the LOC128208840 gene encoding poly(A) polymerase type 3-like isoform X3: MPLDAGQKLQGITAPISMEGPKPIDIHLSKKLEEYMRPFGVFESEEELAHRMDVLNKVNLLVREWIKDVSRRKNNIPENKIDSFGGMVCTFGSYRLGVHTKGADIDTLCVAPRHVERTDFFTSFIELLKEQSEVKELRAVEEAFVPVIKMSFDGIELDMTFARLALPTIPEDIDLKNESLLKNLDLKCVRSLNGCRVTDAILHLVPNVENFRMTLRAIKLWAKKKCIYSNSLGFLGGVSWAMLVARVCQLYPNADPSTLLQKFFMVYSKWEWPQPVLLTELSQENKLNFAVWDPRINPSDRFHLMPIITPAYPCQNSTFNVTNSTRQIMMDEFKEGLEATSEIYKQGEEGNWALLFGPSNFFQKYKHYIVLSCAAQEESSYLEWHGYIESKIRLLVGNLERNPFIRLAHVTPESHGPLDNSDHKFMCKWFIGLSFNKVENQNVDLTFDIQSFTNIVYKQAVHIKLYKDDMTVDIRHVKRKMLDQFVPPDVLVRGAKPRPAKKIHASTGNLQRLSTESQQQQPKTLPHSRSDTELVHVTGSEVIDLSGEDKPVNGSDEVIDLDANTPMDVNLQSPNSLRKRDSSPPQCDTPVKRSKSLEEAQTGRISGSGSPMHTESVFGSPVGKGESGDGVGQGLAPVGEDKEPLQMDKGSCLPALPAGKPIEKVA